The Micromonospora sp. NBC_00421 DNA window GTACGGGTCGCTGCCGGTGCTGTCGATCGCCGCGCCGTTCAGCCGTACCGCCGTCTTCCCGCAGGGCGACGTGCGCATCCGGGACGTCGCCGGGTTGTACGTCTACGACAACACCCTGGAGGCGGTGGTGCTCACCGGCGCCGAGGTGAAGGCGTACCTGGAGTTCTCGGCGAAGTACTTCACCACCCTGCCGGTCGGCGCGCCGGTCGACCCGGCGACCGTCAGCGACCCGGCGGTCCCGGACTACAACTACGACGTGATCTCGGGGCTCGACTACGACATCGACGTCTCCCGGCCGGTCGGCCAGCGGATCACCCGGCTGGTGCTGCCGGGCACCGACACCCCGGTCGCCGCCGACGCCCGGTTCGTCGTCGCGGTGAACAACTACCGGCGCAGCGGCGGCGGCAACTTCCCCGGCATCGTCAAGACGCAGGTGTACAACGCGCAGCAGGAGATCCGCCAGCTCCTCATCGACTGGGCGCAGGCGAAGGGGACGATCGACCCGGCCGACTTCTTCGTGCCGAACTGGCGGCTGGTCCGCGCCGGCGTGCCGGTCTTCTGAGCGCACGGGCGGCCGGGCCGGGTGGGTGCCGCGCCCACCCGGCCCGGTCCGTCGCCCGATCAGCCGCCCGCGCGCGAGTCCTGCTCGTACTGGCCGGGGGTCGGGTCGGGACTGAAGCGGGGTGGCTCGGTCTCGGTCGACGCCCCCCGGTCCTCGGGGCGTACCGGCGGCGGCAGCTCGCCGAAGCGCACGTGCCGCAGGAACGCGTGCTGCTCGTCGGTGAACGGTGCGGTGGGTTCGCTCATGACTCGTAGTGTGCGCCCGGCATCAAGGCCGGTGGGAGGGGTAAGCGCGCGAAACCGTCGGCGACGAGAGGACGAGACCATGCGCGCGGTACGGATGACCGCTCCCGGGGTGCTCGAACAGGTCGAGGTCCCGACCCCCACGCCCGGCCCCGGTGAGGTGCGGGTACGCGTCGGCGCGGTCGGGGCCTGCCACTCCGACCTGCACATCCTCGACGCCCCGCCGGGGACCTTCCCCACCCCGCTCACCCTCGGGCACGAGATCGCCGGCACCGTGGACACCGTCGGCGACGGGATCACCGGGTGGTCCGCCGGGGACCGGGTGGCCGTCTACGGGATCATCGGCTGCGGCTCCTGTCGGGGCTGCCTGCGTGGCCGGGAGAACCAGTGCCGGAAGGTGCCGGTCGGTGGCGTCGGGCTCAGCCGTGACGGTGGGCTGGCCGAGCACGTGCTGGTGCCCGCCTCCCGGCTGCTGCCCGTCGGCGACCTGGAGTTGACACAGGCGGCGCCGCTGACCGACGCCGGGCTGACCCCGTACCACGCGATCGAGCTGGCCCGGCCGGCACTGCGGCCCGGGACGTCCTGCGTGGTGATCGGCATCGGCGGGCTGGGGCACATGGCGGTGCAGATCCTGGCCGCGACCACCGCCGTGCGGATCATCGCGGTGGACAGCGACGTCGCCGCCCTGGACCTGGCGACCCGGGTGGGCGCGCACCACGTGCTGCCGGCCGGCCCGGACACTGTCGACCGGATCCGGGAACTCGTCGGCCCCGCACCGGACGGCGCCGACGTGGTCGTCGACTGCGTCGGGGCGGACGCCACCCTCACCACCGCCCGCAACGTCGTCGCCACCGGCGGGCGGCTGCTGCTGGTGGGGCTGGCCGGCGGCACCCTGCCGGTGCGGCCGGTCGCCGACGAACCGCCCACGGTGCCGCTGGAGACCAGCGTCGAGGTCCCGTTCTGGGGCACCCGGGCGGAACTCCAGGAGGTGATCGCCCTCGGTCGGGCCGGGCTGCTCACCGCCGACGTGCAGACCTTTCCACTGGACCGCGCCCCGGAGGCGTACGACCTGCTGCGGGCCGGCGACATCCACGGCCGTGCGGTGATCGTGCCCTGACGTCGGTGGCCCCGCCGGGCGGTCGGGGTCAGCGGCCGGCGAGGTGGGCGCGCCGGCTGGCCAGCCGGTCCAGCAGGGCCAGCGCCGCCCGCACCGACCCCCGGTCCAGGGTCCGGTCGAAACTCGACCGGCCCTGGCAGAAGCGGACGAACATCGCCCAGCCGACCGGGGTAGCCAGGAAGGCGTGGCACACCTCGGGGCGACGGGCGAAGATCTCCAGCAACCGACGGCCGGCGCGCATCGACGGCACCAGGCGCTCGTGCACGTCCCGGGGGTAGCGGTCCAGGTCACCGGCGGCTACCGCCGCACCGGCCAGCGTCCCGGAGCGCAGGGCGTAGCTGATCCCCTCCCGGGTCCACGGCTCCAGCAGGCCGGCGGCGTCCCCGGCCACCAGCACCCGGCCGTGCCGCAGCGGCGCGTCGTCGACCCGGCAGCGGGTCAGGTGCCCGGAGTCGTGCTCGGCGGTCACCCCGGCCAGGCCCAGCCGGTCGAGGAGGTCCCGCAGGTAGGCCCGGGTCCGGTCGCCCTCACCCCGGGCGCCGATCACGCCGACGGTGAGCCGGTCGCCCTTGGGGAAGACCCAGCCGTACGCGCCGGGGAACGGGCCCCAGTCCAACAGCAGCCGTCCCCGCCACCGGGCCGCCTGCGCCGGTGACACCGGAAGCTCCCGTTCCAGGCCCAGGTCCACCTGACCGTAGCGGACCCCCACGTGCCGGGCGGTCACCCCGGCGGAGCCGTCCGCCCCGATCACCGTACGGGCGGTCACGGCGGTGCCGTCGGCCAGCCGTACGCGTACCCCGTCGGGGTCCTGGTCGAGGGCGCGGACGGCGACGCCCCCACGGACCTCGGCCCCGGCGGACACCGCCGCCGCGCGCAGCCGGTCGTCGAACTCGTCGCGGCGCACCATGGTCACCAGCGGTGTGCCGTGCCGTCGGGTGAAGCCCCGCCGCCCGTCCCGGGTGAAGGTCACCCGGTCGACCCGGTCGTGCGCGGGCACCTCGATCCGGCCCGCCACCGCCGACAGCGAGGTGCCGATCAGGCCGCCTCCGCAGGTCTTGTAGCGGGGGTGCACGGCCCGGTCCAGCACCAGCGTCCGCACGCCGGCCGTCGCGGCCTCCCGGGCCGCGCTGAGCCCGGCCGGCCCGGCGCCGACGACGACGAGATCCCAGCTGATCATGCCGGCCAGCCTAGGGCACCGGCCCGCCCACAGGCCCATCCGGCAGGCCCACCCGGCAGGCATTGTCGGGCCACCAGCGGGTAAGCCGGGCCACCCGACCGGTCGGCCGGGCCACCGCAAGGAGGGGACCATGCAGCAGGTACGTCTGTCGGAGGCCGAGGTACGCGTCTACGAGGCGGTGACCGTGCTGGAGACGCGCGGTCAGGTGCCGTACCCGGACCTGATCGCCGAGGAGGCCGGGCTGACCGAGCAGGACGTGCACGCCCCGCTGCGTCTGCTCACCGAGAAGGGTCTGCTGCACCGGGAGGACTCGCCACTGGCCGGGCTGGACTTCGGCCCCCGCTGGTGCGCCCGCCAGCCGGCGTGAGCGCCGGTCCGCCCCGCCCCGCAGCCGGCCCGATCGGCGGTTTGCCCCGTCGGTCGCCGGGTAGCGCTGCGGCATGCCCGATCATCGGTCCATGCCCGACCGCGATGCCACACCCGAGAGCCACGACACGCCCGACCGCCGTGCCGTGGTGAACTCGCCGGACGACCGACGCCGTTGGCAGGCCCTCGGGGTCGGTCTGGTCGCGGCGTTCATGACGCTGCTGGACGTCAGCATCGTCAACGTCGCCATCCCTTCGATGGACCGGTCGTTGCAGGCCAGCCCGAGCGACCTGCAGTGGGTGCTGTCCGGGTACGCGCTGACCTTCGGGCTGGTCCTGGTGCCCGCCGGTCGGTTCGGCGACGCCCGGGGCCGGCGCAACGCCTTCGTGGTCGGGGTCGCCCTGTTCACCGTCACCAGCGCGCTGGCCGGGCTCGCCCAGTCCCCCGGTTGGCTGGTCGCCGCCCGACTGCTCCAGGGCGTCGCCGCCGGGGTGGTCAACCCCCAGGTGACCGGCCTGATCCAGCAACTGTTCCGGGGCGCGGAGCGGGGCCGCGCGTTCGGCCTGCTCGGCGCGACCATCGGCATCTCCACCGCCGTCGGCCCGCTGCTGGGCGGCCTGCTCATCCAGCTCGGCGGTGAGGACCACGGCTGGCGGTGGGTGTTCTTCGTCAACGTGCCGGTGGGGGTGGTCGCGGTGCTGCTCGGCTGGCGGCTGCTGCCCACCCGGGCCGCCGGCCGGCTCGACCGGCACCGGCTCGACCCGGTCGGGGTGCTGCTGCTCGGGGTCGGCGTGACGTTCCTGCTGCTGCCCCTGGTGCAGCGGGAACAGTGGGCCAGCGTATGGAAGTGGGCGCTGATCCCGGCCGGGCTGGCCCTGCTGGCCGCCTTCGGCCTGTGGGAACGCCACTACGGACGCACCCGGACACCCCTGTTCGACCTGGGGCTTTTCCGGTTGCGGTCCTACACCATCGGCGCGGTGATCGCGCTCATCTACTTCGGCGGGTTCACCGCGATCTTCTTCATCTTCACCCTCTACCTGCAGAACGGCCTGGGCTACCGGGCGCTGACCGCCGGCCTGGCGATCACCCCGTTCGCCCTCGGTTCGGCGCTCGCCGCCGCCCTCGGCGGCCGGCTGGTCACCCGGTTCGGCCGCCCGCTGGTCGCCATCGGGCTGGTCCTGGTGCTGGTCGGGCTGGCCGGGGTGGTCTTCGTGCTGCGCGGCAACCCGCACGGCTCGATCCCGCTGCTCACCGCGGTGCCGCTGCTGTTCGCCGGGCTCGGCAGCGGTCTGGTGATCACCCCGAACCAGACGTTGACCCTCTCCGAGGTGCCGGTGCCGCAGGCGGGCAGCGCCGCCGGGATGTTGCAGACCGGGCAGCGGATCGGCTCGGCCGCCGGCATCGCCGCCGTCGGCGCGCTGTTCTTCTCCTCGCTGGCCAGCACCGACGGCCAGTGGTCGGCCGCGTTCCGGCACTCCCTGCTGCTGGCCATCGGCATCGTCACGCTGGCCCTGGTCGCCGCGGTGGTCGACATCGCCCTCAACCACCGTGCCGCCCACCGCCGCTGAGCGGGCCGTCCACCGCCAACCGCAGGGGAACCGTCGGCGAACACTCACCGTACGGGGCTGCGGACGGAGCGCAGCAACCGGTAGACACATAGACCATGACGAACACCCTCGACCGTCGTACCCTGCTGCGCCTCGCCGGTGCGTCCGCCGGCACCGCCGTACTCGCCGGCTCCACCCTGGCCGCGAGCGGTCCCGCCCACGCGGCGGCAGGCGCGTTCCGACACGGGGTCGCCTCGGGCGACCCGCTGCCGGACGGCATCCTGCTCTGGACCCGGGTCACCCCCGTGCCGGAGGCGGTGCCCGGCTCCGGGCTCGGCCCGGACGTCGACGTCCGCTGGCAGGTCGCCACCGACCCCGACTTCACCACGGTGGCCACCCAGGGCGTGACGCCGACCGGCCCGGCCCACGACCACACCGTCAAGGTGGTGGTGACCGGGCTGGCCCCGGCGACGACGTACTGGTACCGGTTCGGCCACGGCGACGGGTGGTCGCCGACCGGCCGGACGATGACCGCCCCTCCGGTCGACGCGGCGATCGACCGGCTGCGGTTGGGCGTGGTGTCCTGCGCGAACTGGGAGGCCGGGCACTTCGCCGCCTACCGGCGGCTGGCCGACCGGGGCGACCTCAACCTGGTCGTGCACCTCGGCGACTACCTCTACGAGTACGGCACCGGCGAGTTCGACGCCGGCGGCACGGTGGTCCGCCCGGTCGCGCCGACGCACGAGACGCTGACCCTGGCCGACTACCGGATCCGGCACGGGCTCTACAAGACCGACCCG harbors:
- a CDS encoding NAD(P)-dependent alcohol dehydrogenase, giving the protein MRAVRMTAPGVLEQVEVPTPTPGPGEVRVRVGAVGACHSDLHILDAPPGTFPTPLTLGHEIAGTVDTVGDGITGWSAGDRVAVYGIIGCGSCRGCLRGRENQCRKVPVGGVGLSRDGGLAEHVLVPASRLLPVGDLELTQAAPLTDAGLTPYHAIELARPALRPGTSCVVIGIGGLGHMAVQILAATTAVRIIAVDSDVAALDLATRVGAHHVLPAGPDTVDRIRELVGPAPDGADVVVDCVGADATLTTARNVVATGGRLLLVGLAGGTLPVRPVADEPPTVPLETSVEVPFWGTRAELQEVIALGRAGLLTADVQTFPLDRAPEAYDLLRAGDIHGRAVIVP
- a CDS encoding geranylgeranyl reductase family protein — its product is MISWDLVVVGAGPAGLSAAREAATAGVRTLVLDRAVHPRYKTCGGGLIGTSLSAVAGRIEVPAHDRVDRVTFTRDGRRGFTRRHGTPLVTMVRRDEFDDRLRAAAVSAGAEVRGGVAVRALDQDPDGVRVRLADGTAVTARTVIGADGSAGVTARHVGVRYGQVDLGLERELPVSPAQAARWRGRLLLDWGPFPGAYGWVFPKGDRLTVGVIGARGEGDRTRAYLRDLLDRLGLAGVTAEHDSGHLTRCRVDDAPLRHGRVLVAGDAAGLLEPWTREGISYALRSGTLAGAAVAAGDLDRYPRDVHERLVPSMRAGRRLLEIFARRPEVCHAFLATPVGWAMFVRFCQGRSSFDRTLDRGSVRAALALLDRLASRRAHLAGR
- a CDS encoding MFS transporter translates to MPDRDATPESHDTPDRRAVVNSPDDRRRWQALGVGLVAAFMTLLDVSIVNVAIPSMDRSLQASPSDLQWVLSGYALTFGLVLVPAGRFGDARGRRNAFVVGVALFTVTSALAGLAQSPGWLVAARLLQGVAAGVVNPQVTGLIQQLFRGAERGRAFGLLGATIGISTAVGPLLGGLLIQLGGEDHGWRWVFFVNVPVGVVAVLLGWRLLPTRAAGRLDRHRLDPVGVLLLGVGVTFLLLPLVQREQWASVWKWALIPAGLALLAAFGLWERHYGRTRTPLFDLGLFRLRSYTIGAVIALIYFGGFTAIFFIFTLYLQNGLGYRALTAGLAITPFALGSALAAALGGRLVTRFGRPLVAIGLVLVLVGLAGVVFVLRGNPHGSIPLLTAVPLLFAGLGSGLVITPNQTLTLSEVPVPQAGSAAGMLQTGQRIGSAAGIAAVGALFFSSLASTDGQWSAAFRHSLLLAIGIVTLALVAAVVDIALNHRAAHRR